The proteins below come from a single Dinghuibacter silviterrae genomic window:
- a CDS encoding DUF4783 domain-containing protein, whose translation MQTSGNISAKLSRSFLVWGAAAILITFTAAGAHRGFPALGGSSPAVVDSPDRLGGVVNALQSGNAEELSRYFDSYVDLTLPDKRVGSYSKSQAKMVLRDFFDTYKVKGFNVQVKGETENPSYCIGTLQTRGGDFRTTLFIRQEGEQTLIKEINLAAR comes from the coding sequence ATGCAAACGTCTGGCAACATAAGCGCTAAATTATCGAGGTCTTTTCTCGTTTGGGGCGCCGCGGCCATATTGATCACCTTTACCGCGGCGGGGGCGCACCGGGGCTTTCCGGCCCTGGGCGGCAGCAGTCCGGCTGTAGTGGATTCCCCCGACCGTCTCGGGGGGGTGGTCAACGCGTTGCAATCCGGTAATGCCGAAGAGCTGTCCCGGTATTTTGACAGCTATGTGGACCTGACCCTTCCCGACAAGCGTGTGGGCTCCTACAGCAAAAGCCAGGCGAAAATGGTCTTGAGGGACTTTTTCGATACCTACAAGGTCAAGGGCTTCAACGTCCAGGTCAAGGGGGAAACAGAAAACCCCAGCTATTGCATCGGCACCCTCCAAACCAGGGGCGGCGATTTCCGCACGACTTTGTTTATCCGCCAGGAAGGAGAACAGACCCTGATCAAGGAAATCAATCTCGCTGCACGATAA
- the nadC gene encoding carboxylating nicotinate-nucleotide diphosphorylase — translation MHKDIDPLELLIERALQEDIGPGDYSTLGCIPAHAVGRATLKIKDRGILAGMEVATRVFKHLEPDCHITPFLQDGTPIAPGDIAFDLEARVHTILQGERLVLNCMQRMSGIATLTRSYTRLLEGYHTRLLDTRKTTPNFRLLEKEAVRIGGGVNYRMGLYDMIMLKDNHIDYCGGLHKAVDKAWQYVREHRLGLKIVVETRNLEDVAAALETGKVDRIMLDNFTPEGVAEALDLIGRRVETEASGGINLDNITRYAATGVDFVSVGAVINQARSLDLSLKAVIDEPGAHPGAHR, via the coding sequence ATGCACAAGGACATCGACCCCCTGGAACTCCTCATAGAACGCGCCCTTCAGGAAGACATTGGCCCAGGTGACTATTCCACCCTGGGTTGCATCCCCGCCCATGCCGTCGGCAGGGCCACCCTCAAGATCAAGGACAGGGGTATCCTGGCCGGCATGGAAGTGGCCACCCGCGTCTTCAAGCACCTGGAACCCGATTGCCATATCACTCCTTTTTTACAAGACGGAACACCCATCGCTCCCGGTGATATTGCATTCGACCTGGAAGCCCGGGTCCATACCATTCTTCAGGGGGAAAGGCTGGTGCTGAACTGCATGCAGCGCATGAGCGGGATCGCGACCCTCACCCGGTCCTATACACGGCTGCTGGAGGGATACCATACGCGTTTGTTGGATACCCGCAAGACCACGCCCAATTTCCGGTTACTGGAAAAAGAGGCGGTCCGTATCGGGGGTGGGGTAAACTACCGGATGGGGTTGTACGACATGATCATGCTCAAGGACAACCATATCGACTATTGCGGGGGGCTGCACAAGGCCGTCGACAAGGCGTGGCAGTACGTCCGGGAGCACCGGCTGGGTTTGAAAATCGTAGTGGAAACAAGAAACCTGGAAGACGTAGCCGCCGCATTGGAGACCGGGAAGGTAGACCGCATCATGCTGGACAATTTTACCCCGGAGGGGGTGGCCGAAGCCCTGGACCTGATCGGCCGGCGGGTGGAGACGGAGGCCAGCGGCGGCATAAACCTCGACAACATCACCCGGTACGCGGCTACCGGCGTGGACTTCGTCAGTGTCGGAGCCGTCATAAACCAGGCGCGCAGTTTGGATCTCAGCCTGAAGGCTGTTATCGATGAGCCCGGGGCACACCCCGGGGCACACCGCTAA